Proteins from one Thermobifida alba genomic window:
- a CDS encoding RNA polymerase sigma-70 factor: MTKAEDFEELRPLLFSIAYRILGSVSEAEDAVQETWLRFDRSTTRPASTKAFLAATVTRISIDVLRSARKRREEYVGPWLPEPLLADPYQDPQRSAELADSVSMAALLLLERLTPRERAVFLLREVFAFGFDEIAEAVGRSEAACRQLLVRARRHMRAGRPRFAADRREQRELAARFFGALHHGDVDGLRELLAADVHLAGDGGGRAPQLARTVTGAQNVARLLGAAFPWLARSGVTMQQHEINGQPGAVFSERDGKVLCVLVLDVLDGKIQAIRGVINPGKLAHLGPVADAWAVDREVRQARRRTD, from the coding sequence ATGACCAAGGCCGAGGACTTCGAGGAGCTGCGGCCGCTGCTGTTCTCGATCGCCTACCGGATCCTGGGCAGCGTGAGCGAAGCCGAGGACGCGGTGCAGGAGACGTGGCTGCGTTTCGATCGCTCAACGACCCGCCCCGCCTCGACCAAGGCCTTCCTGGCGGCCACGGTGACCCGGATCTCCATCGACGTGCTGCGCTCGGCGCGGAAGCGGCGGGAGGAGTACGTCGGCCCGTGGCTCCCCGAACCGCTGCTCGCCGACCCCTACCAGGACCCGCAGCGGTCGGCGGAGCTGGCCGACTCGGTCTCCATGGCGGCGCTTCTGCTGCTGGAGCGGCTCACTCCACGGGAGCGGGCGGTGTTCCTGCTGCGCGAGGTGTTCGCCTTCGGATTCGACGAGATCGCCGAGGCGGTGGGCCGCTCGGAGGCGGCCTGCCGCCAGCTGCTGGTGCGGGCCCGGCGACACATGCGCGCGGGACGGCCGAGGTTCGCCGCGGACCGCCGGGAGCAGCGGGAACTGGCGGCACGGTTCTTCGGCGCGCTGCACCACGGCGACGTGGACGGGCTGCGGGAACTGCTGGCCGCCGACGTGCACCTGGCCGGGGACGGCGGCGGCAGGGCCCCGCAACTGGCCAGGACCGTCACGGGCGCACAGAACGTGGCCCGACTGCTGGGCGCGGCCTTCCCGTGGCTGGCCCGAAGCGGCGTGACGATGCAGCAGCACGAGATCAACGGCCAGCCCGGCGCGGTCTTCTCCGAGCGGGACGGAAAGGTCCTGTGCGTCCTGGTCCTGGACGTGCTCGACGGAAAGATCCAGGCCATCCGCGGAGTGATCAACCCCGGCAAACTCGCCCACCTCGGACCGGTCGCCGACGCCTGGGCCGTCGACCGCGAGGTGCGGCAGGCCCGTCGACGGACCGACTGA
- a CDS encoding PPOX class F420-dependent oxidoreductase: MTDAPFDPRALLAESRLGVLATIKSDGRPQLSPVTPFYDLQADTVYISTAEGRAKTANLRRDPRAALEVTSPDGWSWATAEGTVTLTGPGSDPHGAEVEALVDYYRAAAGEHPDWEEYRAAMVAERRVLVVMQVEHVYGARVR; encoded by the coding sequence GTGACCGACGCACCGTTCGACCCGCGAGCGCTGCTCGCGGAGAGCCGACTCGGTGTCCTCGCGACCATCAAGTCGGACGGCCGTCCCCAACTCTCCCCCGTCACGCCCTTCTACGACCTGCAGGCCGACACCGTCTACATCTCCACGGCCGAAGGACGGGCCAAGACGGCGAACCTGCGCCGGGACCCGCGGGCCGCACTGGAGGTCACCAGCCCCGACGGCTGGTCGTGGGCCACCGCCGAGGGCACCGTGACCCTCACCGGCCCGGGAAGCGACCCCCACGGTGCCGAGGTCGAGGCCCTGGTGGACTACTACCGTGCCGCCGCCGGGGAGCATCCGGACTGGGAGGAGTACCGGGCAGCGATGGTCGCCGAGCGCAGAGTGCTCGTGGTGATGCAGGTCGAGCACGTCTACGGCGCCAGGGTCCGCTGA
- a CDS encoding carboxymuconolactone decarboxylase family protein, whose product MEARPNDFAGPIVHHVTAAGRAVGDSPLPATAQEPVALRVSQPDGCAFCVDRHTKETAAAGGTPVRPNPVAAWREATVFGGAERAAPELAEQGARIADTATGGTDEVGERATRHHDEEQLTAPMALAAFGNTVNRPDALTRPPAGHDEPGQSH is encoded by the coding sequence ATGGAAGCGCGACCGAACGACTTCGCCGGCCCGATCGTCCACCATGTCACGGCGGCGGGCCGTGCCGTCGGGGACTCGCCGCTGCCGGCCACGGCGCAGGAACCGGTGGCGCTGCGCGTGAGCCAGCCCGACGGCTGCGCGTTCTGCGTCGACAGGCACACCAAGGAGACCGCCGCAGCAGGCGGAACCCCGGTGCGGCCGAACCCGGTGGCGGCGTGGCGGGAGGCCACGGTCTTCGGCGGGGCCGAACGCGCCGCACCGGAACTGGCGGAGCAGGGCGCCCGCATCGCGGACACGGCCACCGGGGGCACCGACGAGGTGGGGGAACGCGCCACCCGGCACCACGACGAAGAACAGCTCACCGCCCCGATGGCCCTGGCCGCCTTCGGGAACACGGTGAACCGGCCCGACGCCCTCACCCGGCCGCCCGCCGGACACGACGAACCCGGACAGTCCCACTGA